Part of the Oerskovia paurometabola genome is shown below.
ATCGACGCGACGAACGGCGCGACGACCGCGCCCGCGACCACGGCGATCGTCGCGTAGACGCCGTCCGCGGTCGCCGTGCCCAGGCCCGCCGCCGCGCCCACGGTGAAACGCGTGCGCGCCGTGAGCGTCACGAGGTAGACCGCGATGGCGCCGACGGGGATCGCGATCGCGTACCCGGCGACGAGGCCCGCGACGAGCGCGGCCGTCATCGGTCCGGGTGAGGTCGCCGCGACGGGAGGCCCTGCTGTCGCCGGGCAGGTCGCGCGGGAGCGGCGTGCGGGCGGTGAGCGGGCGTCGTCGGCATGGATCGAGGATCACCCCTGAGGGCCGGGCCGTCAAGCGTCCTTCGGTGCCTCCCCCTCCTCCTGCCCGACGGCGCCGCTCGCCCCCGGGTGAAGGGACGGGTCGGTCGTCAGCCGACGAGCAGGGCCGCTGCGACCGCGCCCACCAGCATGCCGAGCACGAGTCCCGTGACGACCTCCGCGCGGGAGTGGTCGCGCACGCCGAGCCGGGCGAGGCCCACGACCGCTGCGACGACCAGCAGGCCGGCCGTGAGCCACCACGACAGCGCGGTCGCCACGCCCGCCGCCACGGAGAAGACGCCCGTGTGCACCGACGCCCGCACGACCGGGGTCACGAGGGCGAGCGCGACGACCCCCGCGAGGTACGCCGTGAGGAGCTGGATCAGCAGAGCAGGCGCCCCGGTGGCGTGCAGCACGAGGATCGCGGTGACCTCGATGACGATCAGCCCGGCGAAGACGACCAGGCGCTGGGCGCGGGGACGCACGTGTCGCGACTCGAGGACCCGCAGGCGGGCCAGGCCGTGGACGAACAGGTAGGGCAGCCCGCCGCACAGGAGCACGGCGAGGGCGACGTGGCGGAGGCCCGAGACGCCGGGGGAGGCGTACAGCGCGGTCGCGAGCACGAGCGCGGCGACCGTGTAGCCGGGGGCGAGCACCTCGGTCACGAGGACGGCCCAGCGGGGGACGCGCGCCGTGGCGTCCGAGGCCTGCTCGGCCGACGGCGCGGTGGGGACGGGGTGGGGCATGGCTCTCCGGTGTGCGGGCGGTGTGCAGTCGCGGTCAGTGGTGGTCGTCGCGCTCGTTGCTCCGCGGGAGCGGCGAGCCCTCTCGCCCGTCGTACCCGAGCACGGACACGAGGACGCTCTCGCGCCGCTCGCTGGTCTGCTCCCGGAACGCTCGGCCGAGGTCTCGCAGCGCGTCGTCGTCGGTGACCCAGTCGCTCCAGTCGGCGGGGACAGGTGGGCGTTCGTCCATCCCCCGGCGGGTCGCGGCGACGTCGATCTGCAGGGCGCGCAGGACGGGCTCGGGAGCCTCGCCGACGAGGGAGCGGACCCGCGCCGCGTCCTGCGGCTCGGAGTACCGGGCGAGGGTCGCGAGCGCGTCCATGATCTCGATCGTGCGGTGGTACTCCGCGACCTCCGGCCGGACGGCGGGCAGCCGGGACTCGGCGACCGTGTCGACGAGGTGGGCGTGCAGCGCGCTGAGGTCCGCGCGCCGACGGCGCCGGGTCCGGGCGGCCGTGAGCAGGTGTCCCATGATCCCGATCGTGAGCAGGACGCTCGACGTCGCGATGAGGTACCGGGTGCGGATGCCCAGGACGCGGAACTGCTCGACGCCGTCGGGTTCCTGCAGGACGATGTTGACGGCGCTGAGCAGCGCCCACAGGACGCCGACGAACGCTCCGGCCGCGGCCAGGTCCATGCCCCACCGGCCACCGCGCGGTCGCTCGCCCCGGGCCCGGAGGGTCGAGACGCCGAACGTGGCCGTGGCCCACAGGAACGCGCCGTAGTAGGCGGCCCAGTAGAGGGCCATCCATGGCTTGCCCGCGGTCTGGAAGTCGAAGTCCCGTCGTTCCCACGGCCCGTTGAGGACGAAGACCACGACGAGCACGCTCACGACGCCGACCACGCCCGTGACGACGAAGCGGGGACGAGGACGCCGGCCCTGGGTCCCCTGGACCCAGGCCGCGATGCACAGGCAGCCGGCGACGAGCAGCGCGTGCTTGGCGAGCTCGTGCAGCCCGGCGGGGGCGCTGGTCAGCACGAAGGACTCCACGGCGTCGATCCGCAGCGCGGACGCGGCAGCCACGAGGCCCAGGCCCCAGGTGAGCGCGCGGTCGCCGTCGAGGTGTGACCGGTGCCGCAGGGCGGTCCACACCGCGGCCCCGGCGAAGAGCAGGAAGGCGAGGTAGGTCACCGGTAGCGCTCCATGCCGGCGAGCCGGTGGGCGACACCACCCGTCGCCTCGATCGACATCATGAGCTCGCTCGCGAGGGACTCGGCACGGTGCTCGACGGGGTCCTCGTAGCGGTTGCGCCGCTGCGGGCCGGGGGGCGGGGCCGTGGGGTCCTCGCACGCGTCGAGGATGTGGACGAGCTCGTGGGCGATGATGTGCCGGCGGTGGCGCGCGGACAGGGCGGCCTCGGAGCTGACGAGGATCTTCTCGCCGTCCGGCAGGCTGAGCCACATCCCCGAGACGCCTTCGCCGAGCGGGCCGTCGACGACGTCGACGGGGCGCCCGCGCCGGGTCGCGACGATCGCGCGCGCCTCGTCGATGCTGCGTGCGCGGTCGAGGCCGGCGTCGGTGAGCCAGGCGCGATGGTCGGTCACGGTTCGTCGTCGGGGTCGACCGCCGGCAGGGACTGCATGCGTCGCATCTGGTCGAGGAGCTGGGTCACCGCGCGGACGTTCTCCGCCGAGAGCCCTTCGGCGCGCATCGCGAAGGCCTCGACACCGTGGTCGGTGAGGGCGAGGCGCAGCTCCTTCTTGGGGTCTTCCCCGGTGTCGAGCAGGTCCTTGGGCTCGACACCGAAGTACGCCGCGAGGCCCTCGATGATGCGCAGCGAGGGCGAGGTCCGGTGGCCACCGCGCAGCGCGCTCAGGTAGGCCTCCTTCACGGCGTAGCCGTGCTCGGTCATCCAGGTCGCGACCTCGCGGTTGGTCGCGCCGCGTCCGGCGCGCTGCCTGTTCGCGAACAGCTCGTTCAGCCGGTGCTGGAACGCGCGGCTGAGCCGCTCGCCCGGGGGTGTCTCCTGTGTCGTCACGAGTCGATTGTCCCAGGAGCAGCGGTGTGGTGGTAGCGGGTGGGACCAGGTGGGCTCGACGGTGGGACGTGGCGTCGAACCGTCCGGTGGAAGGCCGGCGTCGAGGCGGTGGGCGGGAGCCCGCTCGTGACGGCATCGTGCGGCCCCTGCGCACGTGTGGTGCAGTTCACATGAGAGCTCTCTCATCTACGGGAACTTCGCCTCCCGCGTCGCAGTGCTCTCAGTAGAGTACGGATGTCGCGCTCGTGACGGTCGAGGCCTTGGGGGTCGTGCGTCCCGTCCGAGTGCGACCGCCCGGCGCCTCCGGGGGAGCAGGGGGTCCCCGGAAGGCGCCGGTGCCGTGCTGCCCCGCGGCCTTCCCCCGGTCGGACCGCTCCCGGCTAGGCCTGTGCAGCCGCCTCGCGCCTCGCGTGCTCGACGCCGAGCGCCCTGTCCAGGTCGTCGAGGACGCGCCGCGCCTCCTCGACGTCCCACGTCGTCCCCTGCAGCTCGAACTCGAAGAGCACGGGGCGCCCCGAGGTCCGGGCGATCTGACGGCACGCGGCCTGGTAGTGCTCGCCGAAGTTCCTGTTGCCCGACCCCATGACCCCCACCAGACGGCGCCGTGTGAGCGGGCTCGCGAGGAAGCGGCGCACCGGTTCGGGGATGGTGTCGTTGTCGACGTTCCCCGTCTTGTACGACGGC
Proteins encoded:
- a CDS encoding DUF6545 domain-containing protein, with amino-acid sequence MTYLAFLLFAGAAVWTALRHRSHLDGDRALTWGLGLVAAASALRIDAVESFVLTSAPAGLHELAKHALLVAGCLCIAAWVQGTQGRRPRPRFVVTGVVGVVSVLVVVFVLNGPWERRDFDFQTAGKPWMALYWAAYYGAFLWATATFGVSTLRARGERPRGGRWGMDLAAAGAFVGVLWALLSAVNIVLQEPDGVEQFRVLGIRTRYLIATSSVLLTIGIMGHLLTAARTRRRRRADLSALHAHLVDTVAESRLPAVRPEVAEYHRTIEIMDALATLARYSEPQDAARVRSLVGEAPEPVLRALQIDVAATRRGMDERPPVPADWSDWVTDDDALRDLGRAFREQTSERRESVLVSVLGYDGREGSPLPRSNERDDHH
- a CDS encoding ImmA/IrrE family metallo-endopeptidase, whose protein sequence is MTDHRAWLTDAGLDRARSIDEARAIVATRRGRPVDVVDGPLGEGVSGMWLSLPDGEKILVSSEAALSARHRRHIIAHELVHILDACEDPTAPPPGPQRRNRYEDPVEHRAESLASELMMSIEATGGVAHRLAGMERYR
- a CDS encoding XRE family transcriptional regulator, whose translation is MTTQETPPGERLSRAFQHRLNELFANRQRAGRGATNREVATWMTEHGYAVKEAYLSALRGGHRTSPSLRIIEGLAAYFGVEPKDLLDTGEDPKKELRLALTDHGVEAFAMRAEGLSAENVRAVTQLLDQMRRMQSLPAVDPDDEP
- the nrdI gene encoding class Ib ribonucleoside-diphosphate reductase assembly flavoprotein NrdI, whose amino-acid sequence is MPDADRPDHAPLAAGSPGDLGATGSPVRTVVYFYSSASGMVRSFAHRLGREVLDLGDREVRRSVPDGPWVLLTPSYKTGNVDNDTIPEPVRRFLASPLTRRRLVGVMGSGNRNFGEHYQAACRQIARTSGRPVLFEFELQGTTWDVEEARRVLDDLDRALGVEHARREAAAQA